In the genome of Vicia villosa cultivar HV-30 ecotype Madison, WI linkage group LG7, Vvil1.0, whole genome shotgun sequence, one region contains:
- the LOC131618389 gene encoding gibberellin 20 oxidase 2-like: MQVLNPSMLFAPPNENQSFMNEQKQCNDNTSSLPLQITNIPSEFIWPEHEKPCLAPPKLEVPPIDLKAFLSNDPIAISNACSKVNHACKKHGFFLVVNHGVDNKLIAQAHKLVDEFFCMQLSEKQRAQRKFGEHCGYANSFIGRFSSKLPWKETLSFRYSADESCRTVEDYFVNVMGEDFRQFGSVYQNYCEAMSKLSLGIMELLGMSLGVDKEYFRDFFEGNDSVMRLNYYPPCKNPDLALGTGPHCDPTSLTILHQDQVEGLQVLVDGIWHSVVPKEDAFVVNIGDTFMALSNGIFKSCLHRAVVNDKIVRKSLAFFLCPNEDKLVTPPKELINQENPRKYPNFTWPRLLEFTQKYYRADERTLDAFSIWLQEKTTK, from the exons ATGCAAGTGCTTAATCCTTCAATGCTATTTGCACCCCCAAATGAAAATCAAAGTTTCATGAATGAACAAAAACAATGTAATGATAATACATCTTCTCTACCATTGCAAATTACCAACATACCCTCAGAGTTCATTTGGCCAGAACATGAGAAACCATGTTTAGCACCTCCAAAACTTGAAGTTCCACCTATTGACTTAAAAGCCTTTCTATCTAATGATCCAATAGCCATTTCAAATGCTTGTTCAAAAGTGAACCATGCATGCAAAAAACATGGCTTTTTTCTTGTTGTTAACCATGGTGTTGATAACAAACTCATAGCTCAAGCTCATAAGCTTGTTGATGAATTCTTCTGCATGCAACTATCGGAGAAACAAAGAGCTCAAAGAAAGTTTGGTGAACATTGTGGTTATGCTAATAGTTTCATTGGGAGATTCTCTTCTAAACTTCCATGGAAGGAAACACTCTCTTTTCGATACTCGGCCGATGAGTCATGCAGAACTGTAGAGGACTATTTTGTAAATGTCATGGGAGAAGATTTCAGACAATTTGG GAGTGTGTACCAAAACTATTGTGAAGCTATGAGCAAACTCTCACTTGGGATCATGGAGCTTCTTGGTATGAGCCTAGGAGTTGACAAGGAATATTTCAGAGATTTTTTTGAAGGAAATGACTCAGTAATGAGATTGAATTACTATCCACCATGTAAAAATCCTGATTTAGCATTAGGAACTGGACCTCATTGTGACCCTACTTCACTAACCATTCTCCACCAAGATCAAGTTGAAGGTCTTCAGGTGCTTGTGGATGGAATATGGCACTCAGTTGTTCCTAAAGAAGATGCTTTCGTGGTCAACATTGGTGACACATTTATG gcTCTATCAAATGGGATATTCAAGAGTTGCTTGCATAGAGCAGTTGTAAATGACAAAATAGTAAGAAAATCACTTGCATTTTTTCTATGTCCAAATGAAGACAAACTGGTCACTCCTCCAAAAGAACTTATCAACCAAGAGAATCCAAGGAAATATCCAAACTTCACATGGCCAAGATTACTTGAATTTACACAAAAATATTACAGGGCTGATGAAAGAACACTTGATGCTTTTTCAATATGGCTACAAGAAAAAACAACTAAATAG